GGCCGGCTGCTCTGCCCCGCCCGCCCGGTGAAGGCGGCGACCCTCGCCGACGTCGGCGTCGTGCTGGCCTCCACTGTGGACTCACAACGAATCCCGGCGGGCGTCCGCGCGGGCATCGGCGCGTCCGAGCGCCCCGACCGCGCCTGGCGCGAGGCCCGCACCGCGTTGCGTTTCACCGGCCCGCGCGAGCCGGTCATCCGCTTTGCCGACCTGGGCGCGCTGGCGCTGCTGGCCGAGATCCCGCCACAGGCCGCACGTGACAACCCCGACGTGGCCGCGATCGCCGGCCTGGCCGGCAATCCGGAAGACCTGGACACCTTGGACGCCTACTGCGCGACCGGTTCGCTGCGCCAGGCCGCCGATCTGCTGCACCTGCACCACAGCAGCGTCGCCCGCCGGCTCGACCAGATCGGCAAGGCGCTGCGCATCGAGCTCACCGAGCCGGCCGGCCTGACCCGCGCCCGGCTGGCCCTCGCCGCCCAGCGGCTACTCGCCAACTGACTCTCGCAGGTAGGCCAGCACGGCCAGCACCCGCCGGTTGGTGTCGTCGGTCTGTGGCAGGTGGAGCTTGGCCAGAATATTGCCGACGTGTTTGCCGACTGCCGCGTCGGAGACGAAGAGCTTGCGCGCGATCGCGGCGTTGGAATGCCCTTCCGCGAGAAGCGCGAGAACTTCGCTCTCCCGACCCGACAAAGACGAGAGCGGATCACGACGACGGCGTACGAGTTGGCTGATGACCTGTGGGTCGACGGCCGTGCCGCCGGCCACCACCCGGCTCAGGGTCGCGATGAAGTCTTCGACGTCGACGATCCGATCCTTGAGCAGATAGCCCACCCCGCGGCCGTCGCCGGAATCGAGCAACTCCGTGGCAAAGCGGTGCTGCACATACTGGCTGAGCACCACGACGGCCAGGCCCGGGTGGTTGTGCCGCAGTTCCACCGCCGCCCGCAGGCCCTCGTCGGTGAAGCCCGGCGGCATCCGGATGTCGGTCAGCACCAGGTCGGGCGCATGCTCGGCGACGGCGGCCTTGAGCGCCTCGGCGTCGCCAACGGCCGCGACGCACTGGAAGCCGAACCGTTCGAGCAGGCCGGCCAGCCCCTCCCGGAGCAGCAGGGTGTCCTCGGCGATGACTACGCGGTGCACGGCAACTCCACCCGCAGCAGGGTCGGGCCGCCGGGCGGGCTGGACAGCAGCATCCGCCCGCCGGTCACGGCGACCCGGTCGGCCAGCCCGGTCAGGCCGGTGCCGCGGCCAGGATCGGCGCCACCGCGGCCGTTGTCGCTGATCTCGATGGTCAGCAGCGCGCCCTGCTGGTGCGCGGTCACAGTCGCGCGGGTGGCGCCGCTGTGCTTGGCGACGTTGGTGAGGGCCTCGGCCGCCGCGAAATAGGCCGTGCCCTCGTGCTGCCGGTCGTGCAGGCGGGTCTGCACGGTCACCGGGATCGGCGCGTGGTCGGCCAGTTCGTCGAGCGCGGCGGCCAGGCCGAGGTCGGTCAGGATCTGCGGCTGGATGCCGTGAATCAGCCCGCGCAGGTCGCCCATGAGCTGCTTGGCCTGCTCGTGCGCGGCGGTGAGGCTGGCCGCGGCGGGGGAGTCGGGGGGCAGGTCGATGCGGGCGAGGCCGAGTTGCATCGTCAGGCTGACCAGCTTCTGCTGCGCGACGTCGTGCAGGTCACGCTCGATCCGGCGGCGCTCGACCTCGAACGCGTCGACGAGCCGGGCCCGGGAGTGGGCGACCTCGACGAGTTCGGCGCGCAGCCGCTCGGCCGCACCGCCGACGAGCAGCGCCCGCGCGACCGCGGCGTGCGCGCCGGCCACCAGCGTCAGCAGATAGCCCAGAGCGGGGAGCAACAGCACACCGACGATGGCGTACGGGATGGTCTGCGGCACCGTGGTCGCCTGGCCGAAGCCGAGCGCGACCGGGCCGCCGTCCGGCTGCTGGGCGAGCACCAGGAACGGGCTCGCGACGAACGTCACGGCCAGCAGCACGGCGAGGAGGGCGGCGATCGAGAGCACGGGAGCCGCGGTGGCCATGAGGCAGGTGTAGCCGACCTCACGCCAGGTGGCCGGGTCGGTGTAAAGGCCGCTCTTCCGCCGGCGGAGGCCGACCGCCCGGTTGTCGACCAGCCGGAGCCGGCGCCGTTCCACGTTCGCGAGCGGGACCGCGATCACCGGGCCGAGCGCCCCGACCAGCGCGGTGCCGAGCAGGATCAGCAACACGATCGGGCCGAGCCGGCGGTCATCCCCGCCGATCCGGTCGACGAGCACCAGCCACGGGATCGCGAGCACCGCGAAGGCCACCCCCGCGAGCGGGAGGGTGCTGAACAGGAAGCCCACCGACCGCCACGGCCAGCGGCTGACCAGCAGCCGGCGCGAGGCGAGGGCCTCGAGCGCGGTCTGCGGGCTGCTCACGGACATGCACCACACGGTAGCCGGCAATGCCCGAATGCCAGGTATGCCTAGCCCTACCTCCGCTCCGGTGCCTGGTAGTAGTGATCGCCCACCCGCCCGGTGATTGCCTGAGGACCGGCATCACCGCGCTCAGGAGGATCCATGCGGCTGGAGATCAACGACGTCAGCAAGACCTACCGCGGCGGCAAGCGCGCCATCGCCGGCGTCAATATGAGCATCGGCACGGGAGTGCTCGGCCTGCTCGGCCCCAACGGCGCCGGGAAGTCGTCGCTGATGCGGATCATCGCGACCATCACCCGCCCGACCGGCGGCCAGGTCACCTGGAACGGCACCGACATCGTGGCCCGGCCCGACGCGCTGCGCCGCGACCTCGGCTACCTGCCGCAGGACTTCGGCGTCTACCCGCACCTGAGCGCCCGGGAGTTCCTTTCCTACCTCGCGGCCGTGAAGGGCATGCCGGCCAAGGCGGCCCGCAACCGGATCAGCGAACTGCTGGAGATCTTCAACCTGACGGGTGCGGGCCGGCGGCCGTTGGGCCGCTATTCCGGCGGGATGCTGCGCCGGGTGGGCATCGCCCAGGCGCTGCTGGCCGACCCGAAGCTGCTGATCGTCGACGAGCCCACCGCAGGCCTCGATCCCGAGGAACGGATGGTGTTCCGCAACCTGCTCAGCGAACTCGCCGCAGACCGGGTGGTGCTGCTGTCGACGCATATCGTCTCCGATGTGGAATCGGTGGCCGCCGACATCGCCATCATGGCGCACGGGACGCTGGTCAGCCGCGGCAGCCCGCAGGAGTTGCTGAACCACGCCTGGGGCCAGGTGTGGGAGCTGACTGTCGCGCCGGCAGCGCTCGCCGGCCTGCGGGAAAGACATGTGGTCAGCCGGATGGTACGCACGGAGGCCGGCGTGCGGATCCGCGCGCTGGCGGCGGAACCACCCGGCCCGGGTGCGGTGCCGGCCCAGCCGGACCTGGAGGACGCCTATCTCGCCACCGTCCACAGCCGACCGATGGCGGTGCGATGAGAGCGCTGACGGCGCTGGCGGTCGCCGACTTCCGCGAACGCACCCGGCGCCCCGCCTACCTGGTCATCCTCGCCGCCGCGGTCGCGCTGGCCTGGCTGACGATCCCGCCGGCCGACTCGCTCTGGGTAATCATGAATGCGGGCGGCTACCGGGGCGTCTACAACAGCGCCTACGTCGGCACGGCCACCGCGCTCGCCGGCGCCCTCTGGCTGATGATCGGCGGGTTCTACGTCGTGCGGGGCGCGGTCGCCCGCGACGAGACAACCCGCGTCGGCCACATCCTGGCCGCCACGACCCTGAGCCGCGCCGGCTACCTGGCCGGCAAGTTCATCAGCAACCTGATGGTGCTCGCCTCGATGGCCGGCGTCCTCGCGGTGACCGCATTCGTCCTCCAACTCGCCCGCGGCGAGTCGCGGTCGGTCGACCCGGTGGCCCTGCTCGCGCCCTACCTGGTGCTGACACTGCCGGTGCTGGCAGCGACCGCAGCCGCCGCGATCGTGTTCGAGACGGTCCCGGCGCTGCGCAAGGGTCTGGGCAACATCGCCTGGTTCTTCGTGTGGATGACCGCACTGATCGCCGGCGCGGGTTCGCCTTTCGGTGGCCTGGCCGAGGTGGCCGCGTCCATGCGGCAGGCGGTGGCCGCCCAACATCTGTCCCGGGCCGGCGAGTTCAGCATCGGTTTCACCCAGGTCGACCATCCGCTGGCCACCTTCGCCTGGTCCGGCTTCCACCCGGACGGCGGCTATCTTGTTGGCCGGCTGACGCTGATCGTGCTCGCCGCCTGCGTGGCGGTGCTGCCGGCACTTTGGTTCGGCCGCTTCGACCCCGCCCGCGGCCGCGCGGTGGCGGACCGCGCCGCGCGCGGCGATCGCGTGGCTGGCGCTGAGCGGGTGGTTGGCGCTGAGCGGGTGGCTGGCGCTGACCGGGTGGTTGGCGCCGGGCGGGTGGTTGGCGCGGATCGCGTCGCTGGCGCCGACCGGGTGGTTGGCGCCGGGCGGGTGGTTGGCGCTGACCGGGTGGCTGGCGCCGACCGCGGCGCCGACGGCATGCCGGTGCTGGCCTATGCACCGCCGCGGCCGCGCCCCTATCCGAAGCTGTCGGCGGTCAGAGCCCAGCGGCGGCTGGCCACCGTCCGGTTGCTCGCCGGCGAGGTCCGCATCCTGATGCAGGGCGTCTCCCGCTGGTGGTGGCTGGTCATCGCCGCGATCACCGCCGCGAGCGTGGCCATCCCACTCGACGCGGGCCTACCGGCGGGCGTGCTGCTGTGCGCCGCGTGGATCTGGCCGATCCTGATCTGGTCGCGGCTGGGCACCCAACGGCACGAGAACGGCCTGGAGCCGCTGCTCGCCTCCTATCCCGCCCGGCGCCGCCAGCTCGCGGCCGAGTGGCCGGCCGGCGTGCTGCTCACCGCGTTGACCGGCGCCGGCCCGCTGCTCCGGATGACGTTCGCGGCTGACGGGGCCGGCGTGGCCGCATGGGTGGCCGGTGCCCTGTTCATCCCGTCGCTCGCGCTTCTGCTGGGCGTCGCCACCCGCACGCACCGCGTCTTCCAGGTCACTTACGTCATCCTCTGGTACGCGGTGGTCAACCAGATCGCCGCAGCCGACTACATGGGCGTGGTCCTCGTCGACGGCCACCGCGCCGGACCGCCGCCAGCGGCGCTGGCCGGCGTCGCGGCCGCCCTGCTCGCGACCGCGGCCACCATCCGCGCGGCCAGGCACGCGGCACGATGAGCCGATCAGATCAGGCCGGCGTCGTGGGCGAGCATGGCCACCTGGGTGCGGTTGGTCAGGTCGAGCTTGGTGAGGATGTGCGTGACGTGCGCCTTGACCGTGGCCACGCTCATCTCGAGCCCACCCGCGATCTCCGCGTTGGTCTGCCCCTTCGCGACCGCCAGGGCGACCTCCCGCTCCCGCGGGCTGAGCGCCGCCAACCCGGCGCGGGCCCGTTCATAGGCCGCAGCCCCCGTCGACACCCGCTCCATCAGCCGCCGGGTGACCGCCGGCGACAGGATGGGCTCGCCGGCCGCGACCGACAGGATCGCGTCGACGATCCGCGCCGGCGCGGTGTCCTTCAGCAGGAAGCCGCTGGCTCCGGCCCGCAACGCCCGCACGACGTGGTCGTCGGTGTCGAAGGTCGTCAACACGATGACCTCCGGCGGATGGGGGCGCGCCCGCAGGCGGCGGGTGGCCACGATCCCGTTGACCCGCGGCATGCGGATGTCCATCAGCACCACGTCGACGCCGTGCCGGTCGACGGCCGCGGGTACCTCGTCGCCGTCGGCCAGGGTCGCCACGACCGTGATGCCCTTCGCGCCGTCGAGCATCATCGTGAGGGCCGAGCGCACCAGTGGGTCGTCGTCGACGACGATGACGCGTACACCGTTGATCATGTGCGCCACGGTAACCGGGCGCGGAGCCGGAACTCTCCGTCGGCGTCGATCTCGTGGTCGAGCTGGCCGCCGGCCAGGCTGACGCGTTCGGTGAGGCCGATCAGCCCCACCCCGGCGCCGGGCAACTCCGGCAGGCCGGAGGAGAGCGGGTTGTGCAGCTCGATGGTCAGCTCACCGCCCGGCGAGCCGGCCAGCGTGACGGTCACCGGCTGGCCCGCGGCGTGCTTGCGGGCGTTGGTCAGCCCCTCCTGCACGACCCGGTAGGCCGTGCGCCCGACCACGGCGGTCGCCTCCGCCGAATGGTCGGTCCGGTCGTCGAACCCCACCGCCAGCCCGGCCTCCCGCGCCTCGTCGACCAGCCGTCCGACATCGCCGAGACCCGGGCCGGCCGGGCCATCCGGATCCGCGGGGTCCTCGCGCAGCACGGTGATCACCTCACGCAACTCGTCGAGGGCCTGGTGCACGCCGCTGCGGATGATGCCCGCGGCGGCCGCCAGCCGCTCCGGTGGCGAGTCGGGCCGGTATTCGAGCGCGCCGGCATAGGTCGCCAGCAGCGACAACCGGTGGGCGAGCACGTCGTGCATCTCGCGGGCGATCAGGGTGCGCTCGGCCAGCCGCGCCTCACTGACCCGCCGGCCCTGCTCGGCCTCGGCGCGCCGGGCGCGGTCGACCAGTGACTGCATGAGCGCCACCCGGGCCTGGCCCCAGGTGCCCCAGCCGAGCAGAGCGGCGTAGGCGAGCGCCATCAGCAGCAGCCACCACCCGTAGGACAGCCCACCGAACGGCCGCCACAGGCCTTGCAGGGCGTGCCCGACCACCCCGGCCACGGCGACCGTGAGCGCGGGTCCGAACCGGCGCTGCCGGGCCGCGTTGAGGGCCGCGAAGGTGGCCGCCGGCGTCGCGACCGGCGACAGGATGACGAGCGCGCTCAGCAGCAGACCACCGGCGACCGGGCGGCGCAGCGCGACCGGGACGAGCACGGCCGAGGCCACCGCGATGGCGATGTCGAGCCAGCGCGGCCCGACCGGGCCCGACGACAGCGTGGCCCACAGCGTCGTGCCGATCAGCGCGGTGATCGCGATCGTGGAGATCACCGCGATCGCGCGTGGCGGCCGCCTGTCCAGGGTCATGGTGCTCACGCGGCCAGGCTAGATGCCGAGGCCATGGCCCGACCACCGACCAAAGTCGTAGTCCGGCGGGCACCGGGATCGATGCCGGGCACCGCCGCCCACCCCGAAACTCATCGGCATGACAGACCTGAAAGCACATTCCCGGGTACGCGGCGCGGCCGTCGTCGGCGCCACCGTGGTCGCCGCCGAACTGGTGTTCCTCGCCGTGCACGAGGCGGCGGGCGTCGACCTGGCGGTCCGCAGCGGCGGCACCGTGACCCACGTCGGCGCCGCGGCGGTGGCCGCCGTCTCCCTCCTGGTGGCGCTGGCCGCCTGGGGGCTGCTGGCCCTGCTCCAGCGGATGAGCGCCCGCGGCCGGCGGATCTGGACCATCGTGGCGACGGTGATCTTCGTCGTCTCACTGCTCGGCCCGCTGGGCGCCGAAACCGCCGGCGCGACCCTCGGCCTGGCGGCTCTGCACCTGATCGTGGCCGCGGTCGTCATTCCTGGTCTTCGATGGGAGAGTGCGCGATGATCACCACTCAGTCACTGAGCCTCCGCAAGCGCCGCGGCGCCTGGGTGCTCGACGGCAGCCATTCCGCGCTGCGCACGGGCGTGTCGATGCGCCGCGGCGAGATCAGCACCGACTGGGGCCGCTGGCAGGTCGACATCACCGACTTCCACCGCACGGGCGTGGTCGCCCGGGCGGGGGAGCGGCCGGTTGTCCGCCTGCACCCGAACGGCACGCAGGTCCCCGGCCCCGGCGAGCCCGCCCAGTGGCGGCTGAGCCGGCACTCGGGCGAGCTCATCCGGGGGCAGAGCCGGATCGTGGTGCACCCGGCGGGCTATTTCACCTCGCGGCTCCAGGTCGAGGTCACCGGCCCCTGGGCCAACCTCGACCTGGTGGCGCTGACCGCGTGCTTCGCGATCCTGACCCGCCGCCGCAAGCGGACGTTCACCATCATGGCCATCGCCGGCGCCACCGGCGGCTGACCGGGCTAGGGGGTCGGTCGTCGGCGGCGGGCGAGCACGACGAGGGCGGCAACGCCGCTCACCAGGGCGACGGCCACTCCGGCCAGCAACGTGGTCAGGAGCCCGCCGATGCCGTGCGGCGGACGGCCCACCCGGCCCTGACCGCTCGCGATGACGCTGTCGGCCACGTCGATCGAGAGCACCTGCTGGTCAGGCGCCGACAGCAGGGTTCGCTCGACGCCCGGCCCGACGGCGAGCACCTTGGCCGCGCGGACCCACTCGTAGTCGGTGAACTGTAGATGCGACAGCGACAGGGTCCGCGCTTCGGTCTCGAAGCCGACGACGGCGATGTCCGGCTCGGGATAGAACGCCGCCACGACAGCCTCGCCCGAGGGTGCCCAACCGAGCAGGCGGACGGCCACCAGGCCGGCCAGTTCGGGCAACACGGGCGTGGACCGCGAGTCTCCGGTGGCCGGGTCGACCACCCGAAGTTGCCAGCGGGACGGGTAGGAGTCGCCGGCGCAGCACCGGCGTTGCCCTACGAGCGTGAGTCCCTCGGCGTCGGGCGTCCAGGCACCCTTGCCGGCCAACTGGTCACCGTCGGCGACGACGAACCGGCTGACTGTCTTTCCGGTGAGGGTGGCGACGGTGACGGTTCGCGCCGACTGGTAGGCCAGCCGCGCGCCGACCGGTGCGAACGCGACCATATATCCATCATGGACGCTGCCGAGATCGAGATCCGCGATGCGGTGCTGCGCGCCCGATCCGGGGTCGAGCACGTACAACGTCGCTCGGCTGGGTGTTGGCACCTCGGAGCCGTCGGGTTGAAGCGTCAACGGCGCGTCGTAGGCGATGGCGGCCAGCCAACGACCATCCGGCGACCACGCCTGCGGCACGACGACGCTGGCGCCGAGTTCGGGAAGCAGCAGCGAGGTGCCGGTTTCGAGGTCGGTGACGCGACCGACCGAGGCCAGCCGCCGGCCGTCCGGCGACAGGACCGCCTGCTCGCCGGCGAAGTGATAGTGGTCGTCGAGGTGCTGGGTGACCCGATAATCGTCGCGGCCCGCGCCGATCACGGCCAGCACGCCCTTGCTGCCGGTGAGCCACCAGGTGGGCGCGCCGAAGACCACACCGGCCGGGCCGGCGGGCGACGAGGTCACCGACGCGGTGCCCCAGTGTGGCGCGCCGACCCGGTCGGGTAGGGACGGCAGCACGACCGAGGATGCCGCTGGAGTCGCCCCTGGACGGGACACCGCCCATGGCACGGTCAAGCCGAGCAGGACGGCGACCAGCGGCAGCGCCCACCGGCGACGTCGAGGGGATCGGTTGATGGTGGACCTCCGGTGCGATGCGAGGCGCTGACGCTCTCACACCGCACCGGGAATCTCCATCGTCCGTCAGGCCGCCACGATCCGGGACGTGCCGGCGGCGACCGCGAAGGAGGCCTGCGTGCGTACCGGCGAATCCCGGGTTTCGATCGAATCGACGGTGCGCACATCGGTGCGCCAGGCGTCACGGCCGACGGAGCACCGCAGGTAGCCGCGCTTGAGCCCGTCGAAATACTTGACGTGCGGGTTGAGCAACGGGTTGGCCGCCTTGACCGGAGCGTCGAAGGCGGCGGGGAAGTCGGAGCTGATCGACGTCGAGACGAACTCGACGGCGACCGGCGCGAGGTCCGGGCGGTCGAAGTCGCGGTGCAACTCGCTCAACCAGGTCGAGTGGATGTCGCCCGCCAGCACGACCGGGTTGGCCACCCGG
This genomic interval from Asanoa ferruginea contains the following:
- a CDS encoding DUF6069 family protein, with protein sequence MTDLKAHSRVRGAAVVGATVVAAELVFLAVHEAAGVDLAVRSGGTVTHVGAAAVAAVSLLVALAAWGLLALLQRMSARGRRIWTIVATVIFVVSLLGPLGAETAGATLGLAALHLIVAAVVIPGLRWESAR
- a CDS encoding ABC transporter ATP-binding protein; protein product: MRLEINDVSKTYRGGKRAIAGVNMSIGTGVLGLLGPNGAGKSSLMRIIATITRPTGGQVTWNGTDIVARPDALRRDLGYLPQDFGVYPHLSAREFLSYLAAVKGMPAKAARNRISELLEIFNLTGAGRRPLGRYSGGMLRRVGIAQALLADPKLLIVDEPTAGLDPEERMVFRNLLSELAADRVVLLSTHIVSDVESVAADIAIMAHGTLVSRGSPQELLNHAWGQVWELTVAPAALAGLRERHVVSRMVRTEAGVRIRALAAEPPGPGAVPAQPDLEDAYLATVHSRPMAVR
- a CDS encoding response regulator transcription factor; translated protein: MINGVRVIVVDDDPLVRSALTMMLDGAKGITVVATLADGDEVPAAVDRHGVDVVLMDIRMPRVNGIVATRRLRARPHPPEVIVLTTFDTDDHVVRALRAGASGFLLKDTAPARIVDAILSVAAGEPILSPAVTRRLMERVSTGAAAYERARAGLAALSPREREVALAVAKGQTNAEIAGGLEMSVATVKAHVTHILTKLDLTNRTQVAMLAHDAGLI
- a CDS encoding sensor histidine kinase, yielding MTLDRRPPRAIAVISTIAITALIGTTLWATLSSGPVGPRWLDIAIAVASAVLVPVALRRPVAGGLLLSALVILSPVATPAATFAALNAARQRRFGPALTVAVAGVVGHALQGLWRPFGGLSYGWWLLLMALAYAALLGWGTWGQARVALMQSLVDRARRAEAEQGRRVSEARLAERTLIAREMHDVLAHRLSLLATYAGALEYRPDSPPERLAAAAGIIRSGVHQALDELREVITVLREDPADPDGPAGPGLGDVGRLVDEAREAGLAVGFDDRTDHSAEATAVVGRTAYRVVQEGLTNARKHAAGQPVTVTLAGSPGGELTIELHNPLSSGLPELPGAGVGLIGLTERVSLAGGQLDHEIDADGEFRLRARLPWRT
- a CDS encoding response regulator transcription factor, translated to MHRVVIAEDTLLLREGLAGLLERFGFQCVAAVGDAEALKAAVAEHAPDLVLTDIRMPPGFTDEGLRAAVELRHNHPGLAVVVLSQYVQHRFATELLDSGDGRGVGYLLKDRIVDVEDFIATLSRVVAGGTAVDPQVISQLVRRRRDPLSSLSGRESEVLALLAEGHSNAAIARKLFVSDAAVGKHVGNILAKLHLPQTDDTNRRVLAVLAYLRESVGE
- a CDS encoding sensor histidine kinase, whose translation is MSVSSPQTALEALASRRLLVSRWPWRSVGFLFSTLPLAGVAFAVLAIPWLVLVDRIGGDDRRLGPIVLLILLGTALVGALGPVIAVPLANVERRRLRLVDNRAVGLRRRKSGLYTDPATWREVGYTCLMATAAPVLSIAALLAVLLAVTFVASPFLVLAQQPDGGPVALGFGQATTVPQTIPYAIVGVLLLPALGYLLTLVAGAHAAVARALLVGGAAERLRAELVEVAHSRARLVDAFEVERRRIERDLHDVAQQKLVSLTMQLGLARIDLPPDSPAAASLTAAHEQAKQLMGDLRGLIHGIQPQILTDLGLAAALDELADHAPIPVTVQTRLHDRQHEGTAYFAAAEALTNVAKHSGATRATVTAHQQGALLTIEISDNGRGGADPGRGTGLTGLADRVAVTGGRMLLSSPPGGPTLLRVELPCTA